In a single window of the Prevotella melaninogenica genome:
- a CDS encoding ankyrin repeat domain-containing protein has protein sequence MKHLLFLVLFVCSSCTEPNVNDMLGDDFRLYKYTPAWSLAKAVEDEDTTEISKQVLQMHISVDYRDPKYKQTLLMLATSTNKIESVKKLLELGADPNAHDDSTKYFGQSAVLLACRFTRPSSKILALLLKYGGDPNLIACGVQENGLGEIVPISGSSGIWSDKIDKIKKKPL, from the coding sequence ATGAAGCATCTTTTATTCTTAGTATTGTTTGTTTGTTCTTCGTGTACCGAGCCTAACGTGAACGACATGTTAGGAGATGATTTTAGGTTGTATAAATATACGCCTGCATGGTCTTTAGCAAAGGCTGTTGAAGATGAAGATACTACAGAGATTTCTAAACAAGTTTTACAGATGCATATTTCTGTAGATTATCGAGATCCAAAGTACAAGCAGACTCTTTTGATGTTAGCAACAAGTACTAATAAAATAGAATCCGTTAAAAAATTATTAGAGCTGGGAGCTGATCCTAATGCACATGATGACTCCACTAAATACTTTGGACAAAGTGCTGTGTTACTGGCTTGTCGCTTTACTAGACCTTCAAGTAAAATACTTGCTTTATTACTGAAGTATGGAGGAGACCCAAATTTAATAGCTTGTGGAGTTCAGGAGAATGGTTTGGGAGAGATTGTACCAATTAGTGGTTCTTCAGGAATTTGGAGTGATAAAATAGATAAAATAAAAAAGAAACCGCTGTAA